A single window of Streptomyces aquilus DNA harbors:
- a CDS encoding PLP-dependent cysteine synthase family protein has product MQSQTHTTVTPDRSALSALVGDTPLLRVSEPLTPADRGFWAKLEGFNPGGIKDRPGLHMVERARARGELRPGARVIESTSGTLGLGLALAGLVYGHPVTLVTDPGLELSMTRLLTAYGAEVNVVAEPHPTGGWQQARRERVRSLLDRHPGAWCPDQYNNPDNTSAYTPLALELAAELGHIDVLVCSVGTGGHSAGVSRVLKQLYPEVRVIGVDTIGSTIFGQPARPRLMRGLGSSIYPRNVAYDVFHEVHWVAPAEAVWTCRQLATSHYATGGWSVGAVALVSGWLARTLPAQTRIAAIFPDGPQRYLGTVFDDDYCAAHGLLDSPPAPEPEVIGRADEKEVTRWTRCTTVADPLTADPSDQAGEESR; this is encoded by the coding sequence ATGCAGTCACAGACGCACACCACCGTCACGCCCGACCGGTCCGCCCTGTCGGCGCTCGTGGGCGACACGCCGCTGCTGCGGGTCTCCGAGCCGCTGACTCCCGCGGACCGCGGCTTCTGGGCCAAGCTGGAGGGCTTCAATCCCGGCGGTATCAAGGACCGGCCCGGTCTGCACATGGTGGAACGGGCCCGCGCCCGCGGCGAGTTGCGGCCCGGCGCCCGGGTCATCGAGTCCACCAGCGGCACCCTCGGCCTGGGCCTCGCCCTGGCCGGCCTCGTCTACGGCCACCCGGTCACCCTGGTCACCGACCCCGGTCTGGAGCTGTCCATGACCCGGCTGCTGACCGCGTACGGCGCCGAGGTCAACGTGGTCGCGGAACCGCACCCCACCGGCGGCTGGCAGCAGGCCCGCCGCGAACGGGTCCGGTCCCTGCTGGACCGGCACCCCGGCGCATGGTGCCCGGACCAGTACAACAACCCCGACAACACCAGCGCCTACACCCCGCTCGCCCTGGAACTGGCCGCCGAACTCGGCCACATCGACGTCCTGGTGTGCAGCGTGGGCACCGGCGGACACTCCGCCGGAGTCTCCCGCGTGCTGAAGCAGCTCTACCCCGAGGTGAGGGTGATCGGGGTCGACACCATCGGTTCCACGATCTTCGGACAGCCCGCCCGGCCGCGGCTGATGCGCGGCCTCGGCTCCAGCATCTACCCCCGCAACGTCGCCTACGACGTCTTCCACGAGGTCCACTGGGTGGCACCTGCCGAGGCCGTGTGGACCTGCCGCCAACTGGCCACCTCCCACTACGCGACCGGTGGCTGGAGCGTGGGGGCGGTCGCCCTGGTCTCCGGATGGCTGGCCCGCACCCTGCCCGCGCAGACCCGGATCGCGGCGATCTTCCCCGACGGACCGCAGCGCTACCTCGGCACGGTGTTCGACGACGACTACTGCGCCGCCCACGGGCTGCTCGACTCGCCGCCCGCGCCCGAACCCGAGGTGATCGGCCGCGCGGACGAGAAGGAGGTCACCCGCTGGACCCGCTGCACCACCGTGGCCGACCCGCTCACGGCGGACCCGAGCGACCAGGCGGGGGAGGAGAGCCGGTGA
- a CDS encoding MFS transporter gives MKGTLAQVRTYERSVQLLMVNQFTINLGFYMLMPYLAAHLSGTLGLAGWVVGLVLGVRNFSQQGMFLVGGTLADRLGYKPMIVAGCVLRTVGFAMLGLVDSLTALIVASAATGLAGALFNPAVRAYLAADAGERRVEAFALFNVFYQAGILLGPLAGMVLTGVDFRVTCLVAAGIFALLSVVQLRALPARRAEDTTGRQGGSGDGVLTQWRGILANRPFLLFSVAMIGSYVLSFQVYLALPLEVRRLGGEGEFGTAAVALLFAASGLGTILGQTRVTAWCKTRYEPGQALTRGLAVMGVAFVPLLAATAVPVPASGIGLWLLAALPPTLTALLLAAGTMIAYPFEMDTIVRLSGDRLVATHYGLYNTICGIGITLGNLLTGAALDAAREAGMPALPWLSLTALGLACAAALYGLHRTGRLAAPAPRLRPAVA, from the coding sequence GTGAAGGGCACCCTCGCACAGGTCCGGACGTACGAACGCAGCGTCCAGCTGCTGATGGTCAACCAGTTCACCATCAACCTCGGCTTCTACATGCTGATGCCCTATCTCGCCGCCCACCTGTCCGGCACCCTCGGCCTGGCAGGCTGGGTCGTCGGACTCGTTCTGGGCGTGCGCAACTTCAGCCAGCAGGGCATGTTCCTCGTCGGCGGCACCCTCGCGGACCGCCTCGGGTACAAGCCGATGATCGTGGCGGGCTGCGTGCTGCGCACCGTCGGCTTCGCGATGCTCGGCCTGGTCGACTCACTGACCGCGCTGATCGTCGCCTCCGCGGCCACCGGGCTCGCCGGGGCCCTGTTCAACCCGGCGGTCCGGGCGTACCTGGCCGCCGACGCGGGGGAGCGCAGGGTCGAGGCGTTCGCCCTGTTCAACGTCTTCTACCAGGCCGGAATCCTGTTGGGCCCGCTGGCCGGGATGGTCCTGACCGGAGTGGACTTCCGGGTCACCTGCCTGGTCGCCGCCGGGATCTTCGCGCTGCTGAGCGTCGTACAGCTCCGTGCGCTGCCCGCCCGCCGCGCCGAGGACACCACGGGCCGGCAGGGCGGGAGCGGCGACGGCGTGCTGACCCAGTGGCGCGGCATCCTGGCCAACCGGCCGTTCCTGCTCTTCTCGGTCGCCATGATCGGCTCCTACGTGCTGTCCTTCCAGGTCTATCTCGCGCTGCCGCTGGAGGTGCGCCGACTCGGTGGCGAGGGGGAGTTCGGGACGGCGGCGGTGGCGCTGCTCTTCGCGGCCTCCGGACTCGGCACGATCCTCGGGCAGACACGGGTGACCGCCTGGTGCAAGACCCGGTACGAACCGGGGCAGGCCCTCACCCGGGGGCTGGCCGTGATGGGCGTCGCGTTCGTACCGCTGCTGGCGGCCACCGCCGTTCCCGTGCCGGCGTCCGGCATCGGGCTGTGGCTGCTGGCAGCCCTGCCGCCGACCCTCACCGCGCTGCTGCTGGCCGCCGGCACGATGATCGCGTACCCCTTCGAGATGGACACCATCGTCCGGCTCTCCGGTGACCGCCTCGTGGCCACGCACTACGGCCTGTACAACACGATCTGCGGCATCGGCATCACCCTGGGCAACCTACTCACCGGCGCCGCGCTCGATGCCGCCCGCGAGGCGGGCATGCCCGCGCTGCCGTGGCTCTCGCTGACGGCGCTCGGCCTCGCCTGCGCGGCCGCCCTGTACGGACTGCACCGCACCGGACGTCTGGCCGCCCCGGCTCCTCGACTCCGGCCTGCCGTGGCCTGA
- a CDS encoding permease → MDAIWHALSIAGSMTWEVTWALILGFTLSAVVQAVVRRATVVRLLGDDRPRTLALSAGLGAASSSCSYAAVALARSLFRKGADFTAAMAFEIASTNLVIELGIIMALLMGWQFTAAEFAGGPIMIVVLAVLFRLFLRERLLRQAREQAERGVAGSMEGHAAMDMSVRGEGGFTRRLFSRDGFTSVSHIFVMEWSAILRDLAAGLLIAGAIAAWVPDSFWHTFFLADHPLAAKLVGPLVGPLVAIATFVCSIGNVPLAVVLWKGGISFGGVIAFIFADLLILPILNIYRKYYGARTAAFLLVTFFAAIAVAGYAVEFAFGGLGLIPDQADATIPEEGITWNYTTWLNIVFLLLAATLLVRFWRTGGPAMLRMMGGAPEQHGSSDGHMTAHEH, encoded by the coding sequence ATGGATGCGATCTGGCACGCCCTGTCCATCGCCGGGTCGATGACCTGGGAAGTCACCTGGGCGTTGATCCTCGGCTTCACCCTGTCCGCCGTCGTGCAGGCGGTGGTCCGCCGCGCCACGGTCGTACGGTTGCTCGGCGACGACCGGCCCCGGACGCTCGCCCTGTCCGCGGGACTCGGGGCGGCCTCGTCCTCCTGCTCCTACGCGGCCGTGGCCCTGGCCCGCTCCCTGTTCCGCAAGGGCGCGGACTTCACCGCCGCCATGGCCTTCGAGATCGCCTCGACCAATCTGGTCATCGAACTGGGCATCATCATGGCGCTGTTGATGGGCTGGCAATTCACGGCGGCCGAGTTCGCCGGCGGCCCCATCATGATCGTCGTGCTCGCCGTCCTGTTCCGGCTCTTCCTGCGCGAGCGGCTGCTGCGCCAGGCCCGTGAGCAGGCCGAGCGCGGCGTGGCCGGCTCCATGGAGGGCCACGCGGCGATGGACATGTCCGTGCGGGGCGAGGGCGGTTTCACGCGCCGGCTGTTCTCGCGGGACGGCTTCACGTCCGTGTCTCACATCTTCGTCATGGAGTGGTCGGCGATCCTGCGGGACCTGGCGGCCGGGCTGCTGATCGCGGGGGCGATCGCGGCGTGGGTGCCGGACAGCTTCTGGCACACCTTCTTCCTGGCGGACCATCCCCTCGCCGCCAAGCTGGTCGGCCCGCTCGTGGGGCCGCTGGTGGCGATCGCGACGTTCGTCTGCTCGATCGGCAACGTGCCGCTGGCCGTGGTGCTGTGGAAGGGCGGCATCAGTTTCGGCGGGGTGATCGCCTTCATCTTCGCCGACCTGCTGATCCTGCCCATCCTGAACATCTACCGGAAGTACTACGGCGCCCGGACGGCCGCCTTCCTGCTGGTCACGTTCTTCGCCGCGATCGCCGTCGCCGGGTACGCAGTCGAGTTCGCCTTCGGCGGCCTGGGGCTGATCCCCGACCAGGCCGACGCCACGATCCCCGAGGAAGGGATCACCTGGAACTACACGACCTGGCTCAACATCGTGTTCCTGCTGCTGGCCGCCACCCTGCTCGTACGGTTCTGGCGCACGGGCGGTCCTGCGATGCTGCGGATGATGGGCGGGGCGCCGGAACAGCACGGATCGTCCGACGGACACATGACCGCGCACGAACACTGA
- a CDS encoding pyridoxamine 5'-phosphate oxidase family protein: MRANEIAEIVQLPISRELLARDVVRLAYVAKDGTPRNIPIAFTWNGSEIVMCTTKNAPKLPALRENPMVALTIDTEVHPPKILLIRGRAELDVVDGIPDEYLQINGSYAMTPEQRVAWEAEVRSLYDGMVRIVVTPTWAKLIDFETTLPSAVEELVRRRAEREHA, encoded by the coding sequence ATGCGAGCGAACGAGATCGCCGAGATTGTGCAGCTGCCGATCAGCCGAGAGCTGTTGGCGCGCGACGTGGTCCGGCTGGCGTACGTGGCCAAGGACGGCACGCCCAGGAACATCCCGATCGCCTTCACGTGGAACGGTTCCGAGATCGTCATGTGCACCACGAAGAACGCCCCGAAGCTGCCCGCCCTGCGCGAGAACCCGATGGTCGCCCTGACGATCGACACCGAGGTGCACCCACCCAAGATCCTTCTCATCCGCGGTCGCGCCGAACTGGACGTCGTCGACGGCATCCCGGACGAGTACCTCCAGATCAACGGCTCGTACGCGATGACACCCGAGCAGCGCGTCGCATGGGAGGCCGAGGTCCGCTCGCTCTACGACGGCATGGTCCGCATCGTGGTGACCCCGACCTGGGCGAAGCTGATCGACTTCGAGACGACGCTGCCGAGCGCGGTCGAGGAGCTGGTCCGGCGACGCGCCGAGCGTGAGCACGCCTGA